The Planctomycetota bacterium region GCCGGCGTAGATGCTGCCGCTCTTCGTGAAGTCGGTGGCGAGGCGCGGGTACTTGGGCTTGACGGCCCAGTGGCTGTCCCAGTTCTCGCCGATGTAGAGGGTGTTGGTGGCGTCGGGGATAACGTCAATGTGGCCCGCCGCGATGCGCCCGTCGTCGGCGTCGGGGTCGCGCAGCCGCTGGGGATTGGTGAACATGGCGGTGTAGGCATTCATCCCGTAGTACTGCATGCCCACGGCGCTGTAGGGCGGCGGGCTGTAGACGACCGTGCACTTGAGCACGGCGTAGAGGTCCTCGAAGGCGGCCTTGACCTCGTAACTGCCGCCCTTGGCTTTGAGCGCATCGCTGACCTCGACGCCGCGCGCGCCCAGGTAGGGGATGATCTTGCCGCGCCAGTTGTGGGACTTGTACCAGTAGTACGTCGTGCCGCTGTCGGTCACCTCGGTGCGGTCGCCGTAGTAGTAGGTGGCGTTGTCCACCGAGTCCCTGGGCTGGGTATCGGCATAGGGCGGCGAGGGGAGCCAGCCTTCGTGGCCCACCGAGTAGGTGATGATGGCCTTCACGACCTGGCCGACGTTGGACAGGCAGCGGGCCGCTCGGGCCGCGGCGCCGCCCGAGAGCAGGGCGGGCATGAGCATGGTGGCCACCAGCATGATCAGGGCGATCACCACGAGGAGCTCGATCAGGGTGAACGCGGACCGTCGGCGACGCGATCTGTGTCCGAAATGCATCATCCGCTCCTAGTTGGGCTCAGCGGGGGCGTGCGGCGGGCGTCGTGCCTCCATGAACATGTTACCATAACGCCAGGGTTTTGCAAGCGCCTATGCCGGGAGATCGGCCAGCTTCTTCGCAATGAGCTCGCCGACCACCTGGGGATTGGCCTTGCCGCGCGTGGCTTTCATCACCTGGCCCATCAGGAAGCCCTGGGCCTGCTTCTTCCCCTCGCGCAGGTCAGCGGCGGCTTTGGGGTTCTCCCGGAGCACTCGGAGGACGACGGACTCGAGTTCCGCGGTGTCCGAAATCTGCCGCAGACCGCGGCTTTCGATGATCTCCGGGGCGCGGCGGCCGGTGGCCGCCATCTCGGCGAAGACCTCCTTGCCCGTGTTGGGGGCGATGGTGCCCGCGCTCACGAGCCCCATCAGTTCCACCAGCGCCGCCGGCGGCACGGCCAGTTCCCCGATGGCAAGGCTGCGCGTCTTCAGCTCGCGCAGAACCGGGCCCATCACCCAGTTGCTCGCGGCCTTCGGCTCCGCGCCCAGCGCGACGCAGGACTCGAAGTAATCCGCCAACGCTCTGTCGGCCACGAGCACGCCGGCATCGTAGTCGGGCAGGCCCAAGGCCGCAACGAATCGCCGCCGCCGGGCGGGGGCCATTTCGGGCAGTGAGGCCCGCACGCGTTCCAGCCACGCCTCGTCGATCTCCACGGGCACGAGATCGGGCTCGGGGAAGTAGCGGTAGTCCTGCGCCTCCTCCTTCGAGCGCATGGGAGCCGTGCGGCCGGCCGCGTCGTCCCACAGCCGCGTCTCGC contains the following coding sequences:
- a CDS encoding type II secretion system protein; amino-acid sequence: MHFGHRSRRRRSAFTLIELLVVIALIMLVATMLMPALLSGGAAARAARCLSNVGQVVKAIITYSVGHEGWLPSPPYADTQPRDSVDNATYYYGDRTEVTDSGTTYYWYKSHNWRGKIIPYLGARGVEVSDALKAKGGSYEVKAAFEDLYAVLKCTVVYSPPPYSAVGMQYYGMNAYTAMFTNPQRLRDPDADDGRIAAGHIDVIPDATNTLYIGENWDSHWAVKPKYPRLATDFTKSGSIYAGEVVARHGSGRMDNRKCNWAFFDGHAQGLTLTAIHDKNCWYWLSEKPQ